A stretch of DNA from Streptomyces xanthii:
GCCGAGACACTGCCCGCCGGTTCGGACGCGCCGCCGTCCGAACCGCCGCAGGCGCTGAGCGCCGCGGCGATCCCGGCGGCGCCCACCGCCGCGACGACGACGCGGCGGGTCGGGGCGGGGCCGTGCGGTGCGGAATCCTGCGAAGCGGTCATGCTGTCGGTTCCCTTCGAGACGGGCGGGCCTGGATCCGTGGGGGGATCTCCCTCGGATACGGGGCGGGCGGCCGGAGCGTTCAACGTCTCGGAGATTTTCCGGACTTTCAGCTCCGGGGTCCCGCACCGCGCAGCAGCGTGTCGATGACGCGGGCCGCGAGCGCGTCCGGATCGGAGCCTTCCGGCTCGTTGTGCAGGGACTCCCCGATGAGCGCGTAGTAGACCCGGCGCACCCATTCGAGGTCCGCCGCGTCGTCGATGAGCCCCTCCGCCCGTGCCCGCTCCAGGACGGCGACGCAACTGCGGTCGATGCCCTGATGGAGCACGGCGGCCTCGCTGTCCGGCTCCGCCGGCAGCCCCAGGGCGAACGCCCACGCGCCCTTGATCTGCAGCACGTTGGCCGTGATCCGGTGCATCGCCACCAGGGGCGGAGCGGTGTCCGGCCTGCCGTCGTCCACCGCGCGGGCGAGCTGGCGGGCCGCCGAGGACGCCAGGGCGTCGATCAGCGCCTGCCGGCTCGCGAACCGCCGGTGGATCGTCGTGCGGGCCACCCCCGCGGCCGCCGCGATCTGCTCCATGGAGGCACCGGGGTCCTCGGCCAGCACCCGCTCGGCCGCCTCCAGGATCACGCGCACGCTGCGCTCCGCGTCCGCCCTCAACGGTCGCGCCGCCGCCTCACCCATCACGCCTCCAGCAAGTCCACTTGGTCAGGCAGACGATACAGCTCCGAGGCGTTGACATCATTAGATGAAACAAGGCTGTTGCAGTTCTGCTGATTACTGCTACCTTCTCATTCCAGTTGGCCCCGTCGGGTCAATGGACGCAGAAGACCCAGTTGCCGTCGGCCGAAGGAGAACACCGTGCACAGCACCGCCCTCGTCACCGGAGCGTCGTCCGGGCTCGGCGCCGAGTTCGCCGCGCAGCTCGCGGCCCAGGGGCACGACCTGGTCCTCGTCGCCCGCTCCGGCGACCGGCTCACCGCCCTCGCCGAGCGGCTGACCGCCGAACACGGCGTCCGCGCCCACGTGGTGGTCCAGGACCTCGCCTCGCCGGACGCGGCCCGCCGCGTCACCGACCAGTTGGCCGCCCGCGGACTGAGCGTCGACCTCCTGGTCAACAACGCCGGCTTCGGCACCTGCGGCCGCTTCGAGGAGATCCCGGAAGAGCGCGACCACGACCAGCTCATGGTCAACGTCGTCGCGCTCGTCGACCTCACCCACGCGCTGCTGCCCGGCATGCTGGAGCGCGGCCGCGGGGCGGTCCTCAACGTCGCCTCCAACGCGGCCTTCCAGCCGTCCCCCTACTTCGCCGTCTACGGCGCGGCCAAGGCGTTCGTCCTCAACTTCGGCCTCGCCCTGCGCCAGGAGTACCGGGGCCGCGGCATCCGCGTGCTCACGTTGTGCCCCGGCCCCGTCGAGACCGCCTTCTTCGACACCATCGGCACCCGCCGGGCCGCCGTCACCGGCTCCATGACGACCCCCGAGCCCGTCGTCCGCGCCGCGCTGCGCGCCCTGGAACGCGACCGTGGCTACGTGGCCCCCGGGCTGAGCAACACCCTGGGCGCCCACCTCACGCCGCGCCGCCCCCGCACCCTGGTCGCCGCCATCGCCGAACGCATCACGCGCAAGGTCCTCGCCGGCCCGGCCACTGCCTCGGCCCTCTCGGGGCGCGCGGCGTGAGGCCGGGACGCCGGCGGCGCCGGACGGCTCCCGCCGGGGCTCAGCTCTCGGGCCGCAGGAGGCCGCGTTCGTACGCCTTCCTGAGGTGCTGCGGCACGAGACGGGTGACCCCGTCGACGGTCACCGGGACCAGGGGCGGGGTGCTCGCCTTCCACCGGGCGCGGCGGTGACGGGTGTTACTGCGGGACGTCTTGCGCTTGGGGACTGCCATGAAGGATCCAATCGTGGGAGTGGCGGTACGGATCGGGTGAGGGTCAGCGGCCGGCGTAGGGGAGCAGTGCCATCTCGCGGGCGTTCTTGACGGCCGTGGCGATCTGGCGCTGCTGCTGCCGGCTGACCCGGGTGACGCGACGGCTGCGGATCTTGCCCCGGTCGGAGACGAACGTCCGCAGCAGATCGGTGTCCTTGTAGTCGATGTGGGTGATGCCGGCGGCGTCGAGCGGGTTGGGACGGTTCTTGCGGGCGGGTGCGAGCTTGCCGGTGCGGGCCATGGGGGTCTCCTCGGTGTGGTGGGGCGGGTCAGGCGGCGTCGAGCAGGTGGTCGAAGCCGGTGGGGCGCGGCAACGCGGCCGGGCCCGAGGCGAGTTCGTCGTCGGTGAGCAGGCAGGAGTCGAGCAGCGAGAGCAGCCCCGTCCGGTCCAGATCGGGTGAGGTGAAGACGAGGTGCTGGCAGCGGTCGCCGTGCTCGGGATGCCAGTCGAGGGCGGCCGCGGTGCGGCGTTCGGCCGGCATCAACTCCCAGGCGGCGTCCGGCAGCGCGGCCATCCAGGGCCCGGCGTTCTCCACGCACAGGGCACCTCCCGCGGCGTCCCAGGCGAGCAGACTGTCGGGCCGGTCCGCGAGCCAGAACCGTCCGCGGCTGCGGGCCGCCGCACAGCACAGGTCCTCCAGGGCCTCGAAGAGGCGACCGGCGTGGAACGGGCGGCGGCGCTGCCAGACCAGGGTGCTGACGCCCTGCTCGTCACAGTCGTGGGGGAGCCGGGCACAGGCCGGATGCTGCGCCGCGGCCGCCGCGCCCACGTCGAATCCGGCGAGCGCGGCGCCGCCCAACCTCCCCGACTCCACGCGGACATGGGTCGCCGTGGGGTGGAGCTGGCGCAGGAGCGCGAGGTCGTCGAGCCCGGCGTCGGGGCTGTCGGTGACGGCGAGGACGGGGGCGTACTCCAGCTGCCGCGCGAAGGTGTCGGCGACCGTGCGCCGGTCCGTGGCGGCCGCGGCGAGCCCCGCCTCGGCGAGGTCGTCGCCGTTGGTCAGGCAGGGCAGGACGAGAGCGGGGTCGACGGCCGTCAGCACGTTCGCGAGGCGGAACACGTCGTGGCCGTGCGCGGCGACGACCTCGGCCATGGCACGCGGCTCCACGGAGTCCCACAGCTCCACGATCGCCAGGCGGGTCAGTCCGCTGCCGGCCAGCCGCTCCAGCTCGGGCACGAGGTCCTCGCGCAGGGCGCAGCAGGCGCAGTCGTTGACGAGGGGCGTCTCGCCCCAGGCGGTCTCGCCCGTGGCGTCGCGGACGCCGCGGCGCACCGTGCCCGTCGGTCCCGCGGACAGGTCGTGGTGCAGGGCGACGCTGCCGGGCACCTCGCGCAGCAGCCGTTCGACCGCGGCGCGACGGGCGTCGGTGTGCAGTCCGCCGACGATCACCACCGGCATCAGGGGTTCTTCGATAGGGGTCATGGCGGGTAGCATACGACAATGATTTCCATTATCGGTAAGCCGCGGTGCGGCCGGCCGATCCAGAGAGAGGCAGCATCCGTATGTCCGCGCACTGCCAACTGACCGGCGCCCGGCCGGTCTTCGGCAAGAAGATCTCCCACTCGCACCGGCGCACCTCACGCCGCTTCGACCCCAACATCCAGAACAAGCGCTACTGGCTGCCCAGCGAGGGGCGCCACGTCCGGCTGCGGCTCAGCGCGCGCGGCATCAAGACCGTGGACGTCATCGGCGTCGAGGCGGCCGTCGCCCGGATCCGGGCCCGAGGGGAGCGTGTCTGATGGCGAAGAAGAGCAAGATCGCGAAGAACGAGCAGCGCAAGCGGATCGTGGCCCGGTACGCGCTGCGCCGCGCCGCGTTGAAGGCCGTCCTGGCGTCCCCGCGCGCGACGGACGACGAGAAGGCCGCCGCCCGCACGGAGCTGCGCCGCCAGCCCCGCGACGCGAGCGCCACCCGCGTCCGCAACCGCGACAGCACCGACGGCCGCCCCCGAGGCCACCTCCGCAAGTTCGGCCTCTCCCGAGTGAACGTCCGCACCCAGGCCCACGCGGGCCACCTCCCCGGCGTGACCAAGTCGTCCTGGTAGCGGGGCTGATGGGGCGGGGTGGCGTCTTTGCGCCGCTCCGCCCCGGTGCCGGTCGCGGAACCGGCGCCGTGTCGATGAGTCGGTCGGTGCCCACCGTGGCGAGAGGTCGGCGCGACCCTTGCCGTTCTCCGGGGAGAGTGAGTGGCCCGCTCTGTTCGAGGAGGTCGGTATGGGGATGTGGGGGTAGGTGCGGAGTCGGTCCTTGGGGTGTTGGGGCCCCGTATAGCCTGGGCGGATGCTGGATGAAGTCGCTGTGAAGCGGTATGTCGTCCCCCTCCGTGAGGGGGGCTCTCTGCCGGGGCTCGTCGAGGCCGAGGATCTCGCGTCGTACGTCATGAAGTTCACCGGTGCGGGGCAGGGGCGCAAGACGCTGGTCGCCGAGGTGGTCTGCGGGCGGCTCGCGCGGGCGCTCGGGTTCCGGGTGCCGGAGCTCGTCGCGCTGGACCTCGACCCGGTGATCGGACTGGGTGAGCCCGACCCCGAGGTGCAGGGGCTCATCAAGGCGAGCGGCGGCACGAACCTCGGGATGCGGTACCTGTCCGGCGCCCTCGGGTTCGACCCGCTCGCATACGGCGTGGACCCGCTGGAGGCCGGCCGCGTCGTCTGGTTCGACGCGCTGATCAACAACGTCGACCGCTCCTGGCGCAACCCGAACATGCTGGTCTGGCACGGCGACCTGTGGCTCATCGACCACGGCGCCAGCATGATCTGGCACCACAACTGGCGGGGCGCCCCGGCCTGGGCCGACAAGCCGTACGACGCGAGCGACCACGCCCTCGCCCGGTACGCCCCCGACATCGCCGCGGCCGCCGCCGAACTCGCGCCGCGCGTCACCGAGGCGATGCTCGCCGAGGCCGTCGCCGACGTGCCCGACGTGTGGCTCACGGACGAGCCCGGATTCGACTCGCCCGACGCCGTGCGCCGCGCCTACGTGGAGACGCTGCACGCGCGCGTGGCCACGATCCACGAACGCATCGCGCTGCCCGAGGGCGGCGCGGACCAGGCCCGGCCGAGCGCTCCGGGCTGGCTGACCCCGGGAGCCGGCCGATGAGCGAGCGCGACGTCTTCGAGTACGCCCTCCTGCGTGTGGTGCCCCGCATCGAGCGCGGCGAACAGATGAACGCCGGCGTGGTCGTGTACTGCCGCGCCCGGTCCTTCGTCGCCGCCCTCACCCACCTGGACGAGCGCCGCCTCCTCGCCCTCGACCCCGAGGCCGACGTGGCCGGCGTGCGCGCCCTCCTCGGCGCGATCGAGCGGCACTGCGAGGGCGGCGCCGCCTCCGGGCAGGCCGCGGACGACGACGCGGGCCGCCGCTACCGCTGGCTCATCGCCCCGCGCTCGACGGTCGTCCAGCCCGGCCCCGTGCACACGGGTCTGACCGCCGATCCGGCGGCCGAGGCCGAGCGGCTGCTCGACCAGCTCGTGCGCTGAACGGCGCGTCCACGGCCCGCTTCCGGCAGCCGTCCGGAGGCGTGAGTGATCAGGGGCACGCGGTGGGTACGTTGACACCGCGTGCCAGGGCTTCTAGCGTCACCCGCACAAGGTACTAAGCGGTCGCTCACCCGCACCGGAGCGAAGCGGCCGACCTCTAGGGCGAGGAGACCGAACAGCATGTCCACCACTGAGCAGCGCGTAGCGATCGTCACCGGAGCGGCGCGCGGCATCGGCGCCGCCACCGCGATCCGTCTGGCCCAGGAGGGCCGCGCCGTCGCCGTGATCGACCTCGACGAGGCCGCCTGCAAGGACACCGTCGAGCAGATCACCGCCGCCGGTGGCAAGGCCCTCGCCGTCGGCTGCGACGTCTCCGACGAGGCGCAGGTCGAGGCCGCCGTCGCGCGTATCGCCGACGAGCTCGGCGCTCCCACGATCCTCGTGAACAACGCGGGCGTGCTGCGCGACAACCTCCTGTTCAAGATGAGCGTCTCCGACTGGGACACCGTCATGAGCGTGCACCTGCGCGGCGCGTTCCTGATGTCCAAGGCCGTCCAGAAGCACATGGTGGAGGCCAAGTTCGGCCGCATCGTGAACCTGTCCTCCTCCTCGGCGCTCGGCAACCGCG
This window harbors:
- a CDS encoding TetR/AcrR family transcriptional regulator, with product MGEAAARPLRADAERSVRVILEAAERVLAEDPGASMEQIAAAAGVARTTIHRRFASRQALIDALASSAARQLARAVDDGRPDTAPPLVAMHRITANVLQIKGAWAFALGLPAEPDSEAAVLHQGIDRSCVAVLERARAEGLIDDAADLEWVRRVYYALIGESLHNEPEGSDPDALAARVIDTLLRGAGPRS
- a CDS encoding SDR family NAD(P)-dependent oxidoreductase, whose protein sequence is MHSTALVTGASSGLGAEFAAQLAAQGHDLVLVARSGDRLTALAERLTAEHGVRAHVVVQDLASPDAARRVTDQLAARGLSVDLLVNNAGFGTCGRFEEIPEERDHDQLMVNVVALVDLTHALLPGMLERGRGAVLNVASNAAFQPSPYFAVYGAAKAFVLNFGLALRQEYRGRGIRVLTLCPGPVETAFFDTIGTRRAAVTGSMTTPEPVVRAALRALERDRGYVAPGLSNTLGAHLTPRRPRTLVAAIAERITRKVLAGPATASALSGRAA
- the rpmF gene encoding 50S ribosomal protein L32: MAVPKRKTSRSNTRHRRARWKASTPPLVPVTVDGVTRLVPQHLRKAYERGLLRPES
- the rpsR gene encoding 30S ribosomal protein S18; translation: MARTGKLAPARKNRPNPLDAAGITHIDYKDTDLLRTFVSDRGKIRSRRVTRVSRQQQRQIATAVKNAREMALLPYAGR
- a CDS encoding GTP-binding protein, whose translation is MTPIEEPLMPVVIVGGLHTDARRAAVERLLREVPGSVALHHDLSAGPTGTVRRGVRDATGETAWGETPLVNDCACCALREDLVPELERLAGSGLTRLAIVELWDSVEPRAMAEVVAAHGHDVFRLANVLTAVDPALVLPCLTNGDDLAEAGLAAAATDRRTVADTFARQLEYAPVLAVTDSPDAGLDDLALLRQLHPTATHVRVESGRLGGAALAGFDVGAAAAAQHPACARLPHDCDEQGVSTLVWQRRRPFHAGRLFEALEDLCCAAARSRGRFWLADRPDSLLAWDAAGGALCVENAGPWMAALPDAAWELMPAERRTAAALDWHPEHGDRCQHLVFTSPDLDRTGLLSLLDSCLLTDDELASGPAALPRPTGFDHLLDAA
- the rpmB gene encoding 50S ribosomal protein L28, encoding MSAHCQLTGARPVFGKKISHSHRRTSRRFDPNIQNKRYWLPSEGRHVRLRLSARGIKTVDVIGVEAAVARIRARGERV
- the rpsN gene encoding 30S ribosomal protein S14, producing MAKKSKIAKNEQRKRIVARYALRRAALKAVLASPRATDDEKAAARTELRRQPRDASATRVRNRDSTDGRPRGHLRKFGLSRVNVRTQAHAGHLPGVTKSSW
- a CDS encoding HipA family kinase; the protein is MLDEVAVKRYVVPLREGGSLPGLVEAEDLASYVMKFTGAGQGRKTLVAEVVCGRLARALGFRVPELVALDLDPVIGLGEPDPEVQGLIKASGGTNLGMRYLSGALGFDPLAYGVDPLEAGRVVWFDALINNVDRSWRNPNMLVWHGDLWLIDHGASMIWHHNWRGAPAWADKPYDASDHALARYAPDIAAAAAELAPRVTEAMLAEAVADVPDVWLTDEPGFDSPDAVRRAYVETLHARVATIHERIALPEGGADQARPSAPGWLTPGAGR
- a CDS encoding DUF3037 domain-containing protein: MSERDVFEYALLRVVPRIERGEQMNAGVVVYCRARSFVAALTHLDERRLLALDPEADVAGVRALLGAIERHCEGGAASGQAADDDAGRRYRWLIAPRSTVVQPGPVHTGLTADPAAEAERLLDQLVR
- the fabG gene encoding 3-oxoacyl-ACP reductase FabG, with the protein product MSTTEQRVAIVTGAARGIGAATAIRLAQEGRAVAVIDLDEAACKDTVEQITAAGGKALAVGCDVSDEAQVEAAVARIADELGAPTILVNNAGVLRDNLLFKMSVSDWDTVMSVHLRGAFLMSKAVQKHMVEAKFGRIVNLSSSSALGNRGQANYSAAKAGLQGFTKTLAIELGKFGVTANAVAPGFIVTEMTKATAERVGMGFEDFQAAAATQIPVQRVGRPDDIANAIAFFTGEAAGFVSGQVMYVAGGPLN